The Raphanus sativus cultivar WK10039 unplaced genomic scaffold, ASM80110v3 Scaffold2825, whole genome shotgun sequence nucleotide sequence acattaaaatagagaTTATCTATAAAAAACAGAGTGATAAAGACACATTTAATAAACTGGTTAAGACAAACATTTTTATAGgaagtttaattaatattttcaatggcatgtcattgtaaataacactgaaaactaagaggtatttttaaagtgtacttctcttttaataatatagaagtATACAATGCTTTCTTGTAGTGTTCGCATATAAACCAACACACAAAAATCAAAAGGTCAGTGTGACTCTTAGGATTCACTCATGATGACTCGCCAATGATCTTTTTAAGCAAATTAGCTAGGATTACTAGAGAGTATAACTATATGGGCATATGGTTCAAATCAAGTTACAACTTAGTTAGtgatatttttcatgtttaaatAGTAATGTAGATaccaaataaattaaataaatctaatTGTATATGCTACGTAAATTTACTCATGTTTTTGTGCTGTTATTCCATATACAATACTACTATTGTAAGTAGTTTACTTTGAGTATTTCCaatataaaattctatttttatttcaaagttgagtaaaagtaaatatgaattGAAAGTGTTTCTTCCGTTTTTTATTGTAACTAGTTtaggaaattttttttgtttcaaaatataaatagttcacacatatttatgtaatatagtGTAGctaatcaaataatatatgtttttataattagttgaatttgttaattaatattatttttttagaagaaACATCTcgatattagtttttttagtctaaactatttatattatgaaaaaaaagaaaatagttaaatgCACAAATAAACAGTCtcataaaatttagaaagatgACATGGATGGAGATAACAGAATGTAAAACAAATAacctcttattttttttcttaggtttttcttCAAAGTTCAAATTACTTGAATCATTGGTATTTGATGTAATTActctaatttgtttttttctttcctacTAGGACCTCTTAGTTCACTTTATTGCAGTTTCTTCCCCAATTCTTTGGTGATGTGTAAATAAACCCCCCACGACAGAAACGACCACGTAAGAATGGTTTGGATCACTAGgctctcatcatcatcttcaccaaTCTCAACGTCGTGTTCTGTCCTGAAAAGCCCCAAACCCTCTTTGAAACCAGACAGAGTTCACCATGTCAAAAACTTGTAACTTTCTCGGCCTCAGAGTTAGATCCAATCCTCTCCCATTATCCAACTCCTCTCCTCTGAATCTCCTCCCAACGGCTGCTTCGAGACCTTTCGACCGTTGGATTCGCGCCTCTTCACGTCGTCGGTTGGTTCTCGGCGGTTTCGCCGGCACGTCCTTGTGGATGAACAACATGTCCGGTAGTATTCTTGGCGGCAAATCATTCATCGCTTCCGCGAGGCAGACGAACCCTTCTCCTGTCGAAcaggtcttcttcttctccctcttgGTTCCATCATAGTTAATTCGTATCAACAGACAACAGCTAAGCTTTCCAAAGTTCGTACCTTTAGACATTTTGGGAATGTAGAAACTTCGAAATGTGCTCTGTTTCTAGTATCTTATGAACGAAACAGATCATACATTTGTGTTCTAAAATGTTCTTTTGATTGAATCTAGGCGTTGAGTAAAGTGGAATGGCCTGAGAACTTCCCTTTCAAAGAAGAAGATTTCCAGCGATTCGACGAGTAAAAACCATTTTGTCTCTTACTCTGTTttcttactctgtttttttgcCTTTGGAGATCTTGTGACTTCTGTTTGAATCATgatgtggtttttttttttgtcaggtCGTCTGATTCAACGTTCTATGAAGCTCCGCGGTTTGTGACACACATTGATGATCCAGCAATTGCTGCACTGACAAAGTACTACTCCAAGGTTCTGCCTCAGAGTGAAACTCCAGGAGTGAGCATACTTGATATGTGTAGCAGTTGGGTAGGCACTAAAATGCAAATCCGTTTTTAACCATTTCTTGTGTGTTGAGAAACCTCTcaagttttagatttatttggTTCTTGTGATGTTTTTACAATAGGTAAGTCATTATCCAGCTGGGTATAAGCAAGAACGAATAGTTGGAATGGGTATGAATGAAGAAGAGCTTAAAAGCAATCCGGTAAAACAAAGATTCAATATTGTCTTATATGGATCATCATATCAATGGATcttatcttctctctctctctcaggttCTCACCGAGTACATAGTCCAAGACTTGAATCTCAATCCAAAGCTTCCTTTTGAAGACAATTCTTTCCAAGTTATTACCAATGTGGTAAAGACACAAACTTTCTATAAGTTAACTTCTTAACTAAAACTCAAGTCATGACCAAACTAATGTGTGTATTTGTATCTCAATAGGTAAGTGTGGATTATCTTACAAAGCCACTTGTAGTTTTCAAGGAAATGAACAGAATCCTCAAGCCAGGAGGACTCGCTCTAATGAGGTTGGTTCTTTTCTCTTAACACAAACCTGCCAAGTCTTTTGGATTCACTTCCCCTCTTTGTCTTATTTATCTCTGCAGCTTCTCCAACCGTTGCTTCTTTACTAAAGCAATCTCGATATGGACATCAACCGGGGATGCAGATCATGCTCTCATTGTTGGATCATACTTTCACTATGCTGGTGGATATGAACCTCCTCAGGTAtgtatttctatatatattcatcAACACACCTTCAACTCTTTATAGAGATTATTCATTTTCAACTTGTGACCAATTCAGGCCGTTGATATATCTCCAAATCCAGGACGTTCGGATCCAATGTACGTCGTTTACTCCAGAAAACTCCCAGTGGCCTAAGAGTTTAGATCCAATCCCTACATGTATACACACATAGATGAATATAGTGTTCAATTGAGACTACTTGGGAAACCTggtttatacaaaataatatttaactcTCTCTGTCAGTAATATTCATAGCAAACAAGTGTATCCCTTTGTTCGTTTTCTCTACTAACATGTCACTTAAGTGTTGAGCAACACCAGTTCTGTAGCACAAGATAGACACATACAAGAGTTGGTTTAGTAAAAAATCAATAGTCTAAAACTCAGAAACATAAAAGTCAAATGTAGTAGTGTGAACTGTGAAGCAAAGGGAATGTTGCAGAActttaaagaaaagaaaaaatacaaaaaaatcaaaaactaatatCACAATTTGAGCTGAAAGTTTGAAGCTCTGCTTC carries:
- the LOC130506035 gene encoding uncharacterized protein LOC130506035; amino-acid sequence: MSKTCNFLGLRVRSNPLPLSNSSPLNLLPTAASRPFDRWIRASSRRRLVLGGFAGTSLWMNNMSGSILGGKSFIASARQTNPSPVEQALSKVEWPENFPFKEEDFQRFDESSDSTFYEAPRFVTHIDDPAIAALTKYYSKVLPQSETPGVSILDMCSSWVSHYPAGYKQERIVGMGMNEEELKSNPVLTEYIVQDLNLNPKLPFEDNSFQVITNVVSVDYLTKPLVVFKEMNRILKPGGLALMSFSNRCFFTKAISIWTSTGDADHALIVGSYFHYAGGYEPPQAVDISPNPGRSDPMYVVYSRKLPVA